From a single Xiphophorus maculatus strain JP 163 A chromosome 5, X_maculatus-5.0-male, whole genome shotgun sequence genomic region:
- the mgat3 gene encoding beta-1,4-mannosyl-glycoprotein 4-beta-N-acetylglucosaminyltransferase isoform X1, producing the protein MTWLRWPRVSGRLNSPQKWRLLHPMKMRRHRVFLLCTVGLCVISFLHYYKALHYVSLLRELSAPYPNIKSFIMVSGFFWREKGVASTPLSPASPEEAPPLPVLRQGAVKPGGGAGSLGDGGGGGGAVDPGALNTNARVAGMAGLKHFEVRAMKEPEPPHPWEKPEENQLGDSPREKQSDDRHVDPSLQKLWEQLGKEKLSNPIKSMGDLHTRSHQLQDDKTSYFVRTSRGAYCFRQGTEIKESSVKAAAGAAGDVLDVDKAAQRKPLGLQQQQQPGKAKGKGQPLGSGKQLVKCVCRPGWHGPYCGVPTMVYHSNLPTKERLTPRKTPRRVINAININHEFDLLHTRFHELSRAVDLFLVCESNFTAYGEKRPLSFLRLLLNGTYDYVRHKILYVFLDHFPDGGRQDGWIADDYLRTFLTRNGLSRVKGARSDDVFVINDADEIPAQEGLLFLKLFDGWTEPFAIHMRKSLYGFFWKQFGTLEVVSGCTLGMLRDVYDGDGIKLRRREYYTMPGFRKYENDTGHILVQWSVGSPFHFAGWHCSWCFTPEGIYFKLVSAQNGDFPRWGDYEDKRDLNYIRELIRTGGWFDGSVQEYPPADPKEHMFAPKYMLENHKRYHYLLENPYKHKVQNE; encoded by the exons ATGACTTGGCTTAGATGGCCCAGGGTTTCTGGTCGGCTGAATTCACCCCAAAAATGGCGGCTGCTCCATCC GATGAAAATGCGGCGGCACAGAGTGTTCTTGCTGTGCACGGTGGGTCTGTGTGTCATCTCCTTCCTCCATTACTACAAGGCCCTGCACTACGTCTCCCTGCTGCGCGAGCTCTCCGCTCCGTACCCCAACATCAAGTCCTTCATCATGGTCTCGGGCTTCTTCTGGAGGGAGAAGGGCGTCGCCTCCACCCCGCTCAGTCCCGCCTCTCCCGAAGAGGCCCCGCCGCTGCCCGTCCTCCGCCAGGGCGCGGTGAAGCCTGGCGGAGGGGCGGGGTCTTTGGGGGACGGAGGCGGAGGAGGGGGAGCGGTAGACCCGGGAGCGTTGAACACCAACGCCAGAGTCGCCGGCATGGCCGGCCTTAAGCATTTCGAGGTGAGAGCGATGAAGGAGCCGGAGCCCCCGCATCCCTGGGAAAAACCAGAGGAGAACCAGCTGGGAGACTCGCCAAGAGAG AAACAAAGTGACGATCGTCACGTTGACCCCAGCCTACAAAAACTGTGGGAACAATTAGGGAAAGAAAAGCTGTCCAACCCGATAAAGTCCATGGGAGACCTTCACACCCGCAGTCACCAGCTCCAGGATGACAAAACCTCGTATTTTGTGCGCACGAGTCGTGGGGCCTACTGTTTCAGACAGGGGACGGAGATTAAGGAATCCTCTGTAAAAGCAGCAGCGGGTGCAGCTGGTGACGTTTTGGACGTGGATAAAGCCGCTCAGCGGAAACCTCTGGggcttcagcagcagcagcagcccggAAAGGCAAAGGGCAAAGGTCAGCCTTTGGGCAGCGGGAAGCAGCTGGTGAAGTGTGTTTGCCGGCCGGGCTGGCACGGACCTTACTGTGGGGTTCCCACCATGGTGTACCACTCCAACCTGCCGACGAAGGAGCGGCTGACGCCCAGAAAGACGCCGCGGAGAGTCATCAACGCCATCAACATCAACCACGAGTTCGACCTGCTGCACACGCGCTTTCACGAGCTTTCGCGGGCCGTGGATTTGTTCCTGGTGTGCGAGTCAAACTTTACCGCATATGGAGAGAAACGGCCGCTGAG CTTCCTGCGTCTCCTTCTGAACGGTACGTACGACTACGTCCGTCATAAGATCCTCTACGTGTTCCTCGACCACTTCCCCGACGGCGGCCGGCAGGACGGATGGATAGCCGACGACTATCTGCGGACGTTCCTGACGCGGAACGGCTTGTCCAGGGTGAAGGGGGCCAGGTCGGACGACGTGTTCGTCATCAACGACGCCGACGAAATCCCGGCGCAGGAAGGCCTCCTTTTCCTCAAGCTGTTCGACGGCTGGACCGAACCGTTCGCCATACACATGCGAAAG TCTTTGTACGGCTTCTTCTGGAAGCAGTTTGGGACTCTGGAGGTGGTGTCTGGCTGCACGCTCGGGATGCTCCGCGACGTCTACGACGGCGACGGCATCAAGCTGCGGCGCCGCGAGTACTACACCATGCCGGGCTTCCGCAAGTACGAGAACGACACGGGCCACATCCTGGTGCAGTGGTCCGTGGGGAGCCCCTTCCACTTTGCCGGCTGGCACTGCTCCTGGTGCTTCACGCCCGAGGGGATTTACTTCAAGCTGGTGTCGGCGCAGAATGGGGACTTCCCCAGGTGGGGGGACTACGAAGACAAACGCGACCTCAACTACATCCGGGAACTGATCCGGACAGGGGGCTGGTTTGACGGCTCCGTGCAGGAATATCCCCCTGCGGACCCCAAAGAGCACATGTTTGCCCCCAAGTACATGCTGGAGAACCATAAAAGGTATCACTACCTCCTAGAGAACCCTTATAAACACAAAGTCCAGAACGAATGA
- the mgat3 gene encoding beta-1,4-mannosyl-glycoprotein 4-beta-N-acetylglucosaminyltransferase isoform X4, producing the protein MTWLRWPRVSGRLNSPQKWRLLHPMKMRRHRVFLLCTVGLCVISFLHYYKALHYVSLLRELSAPYPNIKSFIMVSGFFWREKGVASTPLSPASPEEAPPLPVLRQGAVKPGGGAGSLGDGGGGGGAVDPGALNTNARVAGMAGLKHFEKQSDDRHVDPSLQKLWEQLGKEKLSNPIKSMGDLHTRSHQLQDDKTSYFVRTSRGAYCFRQGTEIKESSVKAAAGAAGDVLDVDKAAQRKPLGLQQQQQPGKAKGKGQPLGSGKQLVKCVCRPGWHGPYCGVPTMVYHSNLPTKERLTPRKTPRRVINAININHEFDLLHTRFHELSRAVDLFLVCESNFTAYGEKRPLSFLRLLLNGTYDYVRHKILYVFLDHFPDGGRQDGWIADDYLRTFLTRNGLSRVKGARSDDVFVINDADEIPAQEGLLFLKLFDGWTEPFAIHMRKSLYGFFWKQFGTLEVVSGCTLGMLRDVYDGDGIKLRRREYYTMPGFRKYENDTGHILVQWSVGSPFHFAGWHCSWCFTPEGIYFKLVSAQNGDFPRWGDYEDKRDLNYIRELIRTGGWFDGSVQEYPPADPKEHMFAPKYMLENHKRYHYLLENPYKHKVQNE; encoded by the exons ATGACTTGGCTTAGATGGCCCAGGGTTTCTGGTCGGCTGAATTCACCCCAAAAATGGCGGCTGCTCCATCC GATGAAAATGCGGCGGCACAGAGTGTTCTTGCTGTGCACGGTGGGTCTGTGTGTCATCTCCTTCCTCCATTACTACAAGGCCCTGCACTACGTCTCCCTGCTGCGCGAGCTCTCCGCTCCGTACCCCAACATCAAGTCCTTCATCATGGTCTCGGGCTTCTTCTGGAGGGAGAAGGGCGTCGCCTCCACCCCGCTCAGTCCCGCCTCTCCCGAAGAGGCCCCGCCGCTGCCCGTCCTCCGCCAGGGCGCGGTGAAGCCTGGCGGAGGGGCGGGGTCTTTGGGGGACGGAGGCGGAGGAGGGGGAGCGGTAGACCCGGGAGCGTTGAACACCAACGCCAGAGTCGCCGGCATGGCCGGCCTTAAGCATTTCGAG AAACAAAGTGACGATCGTCACGTTGACCCCAGCCTACAAAAACTGTGGGAACAATTAGGGAAAGAAAAGCTGTCCAACCCGATAAAGTCCATGGGAGACCTTCACACCCGCAGTCACCAGCTCCAGGATGACAAAACCTCGTATTTTGTGCGCACGAGTCGTGGGGCCTACTGTTTCAGACAGGGGACGGAGATTAAGGAATCCTCTGTAAAAGCAGCAGCGGGTGCAGCTGGTGACGTTTTGGACGTGGATAAAGCCGCTCAGCGGAAACCTCTGGggcttcagcagcagcagcagcccggAAAGGCAAAGGGCAAAGGTCAGCCTTTGGGCAGCGGGAAGCAGCTGGTGAAGTGTGTTTGCCGGCCGGGCTGGCACGGACCTTACTGTGGGGTTCCCACCATGGTGTACCACTCCAACCTGCCGACGAAGGAGCGGCTGACGCCCAGAAAGACGCCGCGGAGAGTCATCAACGCCATCAACATCAACCACGAGTTCGACCTGCTGCACACGCGCTTTCACGAGCTTTCGCGGGCCGTGGATTTGTTCCTGGTGTGCGAGTCAAACTTTACCGCATATGGAGAGAAACGGCCGCTGAG CTTCCTGCGTCTCCTTCTGAACGGTACGTACGACTACGTCCGTCATAAGATCCTCTACGTGTTCCTCGACCACTTCCCCGACGGCGGCCGGCAGGACGGATGGATAGCCGACGACTATCTGCGGACGTTCCTGACGCGGAACGGCTTGTCCAGGGTGAAGGGGGCCAGGTCGGACGACGTGTTCGTCATCAACGACGCCGACGAAATCCCGGCGCAGGAAGGCCTCCTTTTCCTCAAGCTGTTCGACGGCTGGACCGAACCGTTCGCCATACACATGCGAAAG TCTTTGTACGGCTTCTTCTGGAAGCAGTTTGGGACTCTGGAGGTGGTGTCTGGCTGCACGCTCGGGATGCTCCGCGACGTCTACGACGGCGACGGCATCAAGCTGCGGCGCCGCGAGTACTACACCATGCCGGGCTTCCGCAAGTACGAGAACGACACGGGCCACATCCTGGTGCAGTGGTCCGTGGGGAGCCCCTTCCACTTTGCCGGCTGGCACTGCTCCTGGTGCTTCACGCCCGAGGGGATTTACTTCAAGCTGGTGTCGGCGCAGAATGGGGACTTCCCCAGGTGGGGGGACTACGAAGACAAACGCGACCTCAACTACATCCGGGAACTGATCCGGACAGGGGGCTGGTTTGACGGCTCCGTGCAGGAATATCCCCCTGCGGACCCCAAAGAGCACATGTTTGCCCCCAAGTACATGCTGGAGAACCATAAAAGGTATCACTACCTCCTAGAGAACCCTTATAAACACAAAGTCCAGAACGAATGA
- the mgat3 gene encoding beta-1,4-mannosyl-glycoprotein 4-beta-N-acetylglucosaminyltransferase isoform X3, whose translation MKMRRHRVFLLCTVGLCVISFLHYYKALHYVSLLRELSAPYPNIKSFIMVSGFFWREKGVASTPLSPASPEEAPPLPVLRQGAVKPGGGAGSLGDGGGGGGAVDPGALNTNARVAGMAGLKHFEVRAMKEPEPPHPWEKPEENQLGDSPREKQSDDRHVDPSLQKLWEQLGKEKLSNPIKSMGDLHTRSHQLQDDKTSYFVRTSRGAYCFRQGTEIKESSVKAAAGAAGDVLDVDKAAQRKPLGLQQQQQPGKAKGKGQPLGSGKQLVKCVCRPGWHGPYCGVPTMVYHSNLPTKERLTPRKTPRRVINAININHEFDLLHTRFHELSRAVDLFLVCESNFTAYGEKRPLSFLRLLLNGTYDYVRHKILYVFLDHFPDGGRQDGWIADDYLRTFLTRNGLSRVKGARSDDVFVINDADEIPAQEGLLFLKLFDGWTEPFAIHMRKSLYGFFWKQFGTLEVVSGCTLGMLRDVYDGDGIKLRRREYYTMPGFRKYENDTGHILVQWSVGSPFHFAGWHCSWCFTPEGIYFKLVSAQNGDFPRWGDYEDKRDLNYIRELIRTGGWFDGSVQEYPPADPKEHMFAPKYMLENHKRYHYLLENPYKHKVQNE comes from the exons ATGAAAATGCGGCGGCACAGAGTGTTCTTGCTGTGCACGGTGGGTCTGTGTGTCATCTCCTTCCTCCATTACTACAAGGCCCTGCACTACGTCTCCCTGCTGCGCGAGCTCTCCGCTCCGTACCCCAACATCAAGTCCTTCATCATGGTCTCGGGCTTCTTCTGGAGGGAGAAGGGCGTCGCCTCCACCCCGCTCAGTCCCGCCTCTCCCGAAGAGGCCCCGCCGCTGCCCGTCCTCCGCCAGGGCGCGGTGAAGCCTGGCGGAGGGGCGGGGTCTTTGGGGGACGGAGGCGGAGGAGGGGGAGCGGTAGACCCGGGAGCGTTGAACACCAACGCCAGAGTCGCCGGCATGGCCGGCCTTAAGCATTTCGAGGTGAGAGCGATGAAGGAGCCGGAGCCCCCGCATCCCTGGGAAAAACCAGAGGAGAACCAGCTGGGAGACTCGCCAAGAGAG AAACAAAGTGACGATCGTCACGTTGACCCCAGCCTACAAAAACTGTGGGAACAATTAGGGAAAGAAAAGCTGTCCAACCCGATAAAGTCCATGGGAGACCTTCACACCCGCAGTCACCAGCTCCAGGATGACAAAACCTCGTATTTTGTGCGCACGAGTCGTGGGGCCTACTGTTTCAGACAGGGGACGGAGATTAAGGAATCCTCTGTAAAAGCAGCAGCGGGTGCAGCTGGTGACGTTTTGGACGTGGATAAAGCCGCTCAGCGGAAACCTCTGGggcttcagcagcagcagcagcccggAAAGGCAAAGGGCAAAGGTCAGCCTTTGGGCAGCGGGAAGCAGCTGGTGAAGTGTGTTTGCCGGCCGGGCTGGCACGGACCTTACTGTGGGGTTCCCACCATGGTGTACCACTCCAACCTGCCGACGAAGGAGCGGCTGACGCCCAGAAAGACGCCGCGGAGAGTCATCAACGCCATCAACATCAACCACGAGTTCGACCTGCTGCACACGCGCTTTCACGAGCTTTCGCGGGCCGTGGATTTGTTCCTGGTGTGCGAGTCAAACTTTACCGCATATGGAGAGAAACGGCCGCTGAG CTTCCTGCGTCTCCTTCTGAACGGTACGTACGACTACGTCCGTCATAAGATCCTCTACGTGTTCCTCGACCACTTCCCCGACGGCGGCCGGCAGGACGGATGGATAGCCGACGACTATCTGCGGACGTTCCTGACGCGGAACGGCTTGTCCAGGGTGAAGGGGGCCAGGTCGGACGACGTGTTCGTCATCAACGACGCCGACGAAATCCCGGCGCAGGAAGGCCTCCTTTTCCTCAAGCTGTTCGACGGCTGGACCGAACCGTTCGCCATACACATGCGAAAG TCTTTGTACGGCTTCTTCTGGAAGCAGTTTGGGACTCTGGAGGTGGTGTCTGGCTGCACGCTCGGGATGCTCCGCGACGTCTACGACGGCGACGGCATCAAGCTGCGGCGCCGCGAGTACTACACCATGCCGGGCTTCCGCAAGTACGAGAACGACACGGGCCACATCCTGGTGCAGTGGTCCGTGGGGAGCCCCTTCCACTTTGCCGGCTGGCACTGCTCCTGGTGCTTCACGCCCGAGGGGATTTACTTCAAGCTGGTGTCGGCGCAGAATGGGGACTTCCCCAGGTGGGGGGACTACGAAGACAAACGCGACCTCAACTACATCCGGGAACTGATCCGGACAGGGGGCTGGTTTGACGGCTCCGTGCAGGAATATCCCCCTGCGGACCCCAAAGAGCACATGTTTGCCCCCAAGTACATGCTGGAGAACCATAAAAGGTATCACTACCTCCTAGAGAACCCTTATAAACACAAAGTCCAGAACGAATGA
- the mgat3 gene encoding beta-1,4-mannosyl-glycoprotein 4-beta-N-acetylglucosaminyltransferase isoform X2 — translation MWMKMRRHRVFLLCTVGLCVISFLHYYKALHYVSLLRELSAPYPNIKSFIMVSGFFWREKGVASTPLSPASPEEAPPLPVLRQGAVKPGGGAGSLGDGGGGGGAVDPGALNTNARVAGMAGLKHFEVRAMKEPEPPHPWEKPEENQLGDSPREKQSDDRHVDPSLQKLWEQLGKEKLSNPIKSMGDLHTRSHQLQDDKTSYFVRTSRGAYCFRQGTEIKESSVKAAAGAAGDVLDVDKAAQRKPLGLQQQQQPGKAKGKGQPLGSGKQLVKCVCRPGWHGPYCGVPTMVYHSNLPTKERLTPRKTPRRVINAININHEFDLLHTRFHELSRAVDLFLVCESNFTAYGEKRPLSFLRLLLNGTYDYVRHKILYVFLDHFPDGGRQDGWIADDYLRTFLTRNGLSRVKGARSDDVFVINDADEIPAQEGLLFLKLFDGWTEPFAIHMRKSLYGFFWKQFGTLEVVSGCTLGMLRDVYDGDGIKLRRREYYTMPGFRKYENDTGHILVQWSVGSPFHFAGWHCSWCFTPEGIYFKLVSAQNGDFPRWGDYEDKRDLNYIRELIRTGGWFDGSVQEYPPADPKEHMFAPKYMLENHKRYHYLLENPYKHKVQNE, via the exons GATGAAAATGCGGCGGCACAGAGTGTTCTTGCTGTGCACGGTGGGTCTGTGTGTCATCTCCTTCCTCCATTACTACAAGGCCCTGCACTACGTCTCCCTGCTGCGCGAGCTCTCCGCTCCGTACCCCAACATCAAGTCCTTCATCATGGTCTCGGGCTTCTTCTGGAGGGAGAAGGGCGTCGCCTCCACCCCGCTCAGTCCCGCCTCTCCCGAAGAGGCCCCGCCGCTGCCCGTCCTCCGCCAGGGCGCGGTGAAGCCTGGCGGAGGGGCGGGGTCTTTGGGGGACGGAGGCGGAGGAGGGGGAGCGGTAGACCCGGGAGCGTTGAACACCAACGCCAGAGTCGCCGGCATGGCCGGCCTTAAGCATTTCGAGGTGAGAGCGATGAAGGAGCCGGAGCCCCCGCATCCCTGGGAAAAACCAGAGGAGAACCAGCTGGGAGACTCGCCAAGAGAG AAACAAAGTGACGATCGTCACGTTGACCCCAGCCTACAAAAACTGTGGGAACAATTAGGGAAAGAAAAGCTGTCCAACCCGATAAAGTCCATGGGAGACCTTCACACCCGCAGTCACCAGCTCCAGGATGACAAAACCTCGTATTTTGTGCGCACGAGTCGTGGGGCCTACTGTTTCAGACAGGGGACGGAGATTAAGGAATCCTCTGTAAAAGCAGCAGCGGGTGCAGCTGGTGACGTTTTGGACGTGGATAAAGCCGCTCAGCGGAAACCTCTGGggcttcagcagcagcagcagcccggAAAGGCAAAGGGCAAAGGTCAGCCTTTGGGCAGCGGGAAGCAGCTGGTGAAGTGTGTTTGCCGGCCGGGCTGGCACGGACCTTACTGTGGGGTTCCCACCATGGTGTACCACTCCAACCTGCCGACGAAGGAGCGGCTGACGCCCAGAAAGACGCCGCGGAGAGTCATCAACGCCATCAACATCAACCACGAGTTCGACCTGCTGCACACGCGCTTTCACGAGCTTTCGCGGGCCGTGGATTTGTTCCTGGTGTGCGAGTCAAACTTTACCGCATATGGAGAGAAACGGCCGCTGAG CTTCCTGCGTCTCCTTCTGAACGGTACGTACGACTACGTCCGTCATAAGATCCTCTACGTGTTCCTCGACCACTTCCCCGACGGCGGCCGGCAGGACGGATGGATAGCCGACGACTATCTGCGGACGTTCCTGACGCGGAACGGCTTGTCCAGGGTGAAGGGGGCCAGGTCGGACGACGTGTTCGTCATCAACGACGCCGACGAAATCCCGGCGCAGGAAGGCCTCCTTTTCCTCAAGCTGTTCGACGGCTGGACCGAACCGTTCGCCATACACATGCGAAAG TCTTTGTACGGCTTCTTCTGGAAGCAGTTTGGGACTCTGGAGGTGGTGTCTGGCTGCACGCTCGGGATGCTCCGCGACGTCTACGACGGCGACGGCATCAAGCTGCGGCGCCGCGAGTACTACACCATGCCGGGCTTCCGCAAGTACGAGAACGACACGGGCCACATCCTGGTGCAGTGGTCCGTGGGGAGCCCCTTCCACTTTGCCGGCTGGCACTGCTCCTGGTGCTTCACGCCCGAGGGGATTTACTTCAAGCTGGTGTCGGCGCAGAATGGGGACTTCCCCAGGTGGGGGGACTACGAAGACAAACGCGACCTCAACTACATCCGGGAACTGATCCGGACAGGGGGCTGGTTTGACGGCTCCGTGCAGGAATATCCCCCTGCGGACCCCAAAGAGCACATGTTTGCCCCCAAGTACATGCTGGAGAACCATAAAAGGTATCACTACCTCCTAGAGAACCCTTATAAACACAAAGTCCAGAACGAATGA